A genomic stretch from Prionailurus bengalensis isolate Pbe53 chromosome E2, Fcat_Pben_1.1_paternal_pri, whole genome shotgun sequence includes:
- the TMEM147 gene encoding transmembrane protein 147, which translates to MTLFHFGNCFALAYFPYFITYKCSGLSEYNAFWKCVQAGVTYLFVQLCKMLFLATFFPTWEGGIYDFIGEFMKASVDVADLIGLNLVMSRNAGKGEYKIMVAALGWATAELIMSRCIPLWVGARGIEFDWKYIQMSIDSNISLVHYIVASAQVWMITRYDLYHTFRPAVLLLMFLSVYKAFVMETFVHLCSLGSWTALLARAVVTGLLALSTLALYVAVVNVHS; encoded by the exons ATGACCCTGTTCCACTTTGGGAACTGCTTCGCCCTGGCCTACTTCCCCTACTTCATCACGTACAAGTGCAGCGGCCT GTCCGAGTACAACGCCTTCTGGAAGTGCGTGCAGGCTGGGGTCACCTACCTATTCGTGCAGCTGTGCAAG atGCTGTTCCTGGCCACTTTTTTTCCCACCTGGGAAGGCGGCATCTATGACTTCATTGGG GAGTTCATGAAGGCCAGCGTGGATGTGGCAGACCTGATAGGCCTAAACCTTGTCATGTCCCGGAATGCAGGCAAGGGGGAGTACAAGATCATGGTTGCTGCCCTGGGCTGGGCCACCGCCGAGCTCATTATGTCCCG CTGCATCCCCCTCTGGGTTGGAGCCCGGGGCATTGAGTTTGACTGGAAGTACATCCAGATGAGCATCGACTCCAACATCAGTCTG GTTCATTACATCGTTGCATCTGCCCAGGTCTGGATGATAACACGCTACGACCTATACCACACTTTTCGGCCAGCAGTCCTCCTACTGATGTTCCTTAGCGTCTACAAGGCCTTTGTCATGGA GACCTTCGTCCACCTTTGTTCCCTGGGCAGCTGGACAGCACTGCTGGCCCGAGCAGTGGTGACAGGGCTGCTGGCCCTCAGCACCCTCGCCCTCTATGTCGCTGTTGTCAACGTGCACTCCTAG